Proteins found in one Quercus robur chromosome 2, dhQueRobu3.1, whole genome shotgun sequence genomic segment:
- the LOC126714522 gene encoding mitochondrial phosphate carrier protein 3, mitochondrial-like isoform X1, with product MALSDKSSRQSLIPSFLYSSSSTLSTSHKSFGLDRTMLGAAAPAAPSSNNGVSSPTRNFVVPAPSEPGKIEMYSPAFFAACGVSGGLSTGPTHMAVTPLDLVKCNMQIDPAKYKSISSGFGVLYKDQGFKGFFRGWVPTLLGYSAQGACKYGFYEFFKYYYSDLAGPENAAKYKTLIYLAGSASAEVIADVALCPFEAVKVRVQTQPGFARGLSDGLPKFVKSEGYGGLYKGLVPLWGRQIPYTMMKFASFETIVEIIYKHVIPTPKDQCSNTLQLGVSFAGGYVAGVFCALVSHPADNLVSFLNNAKGATVSDAVNKLGVMGLFTRGLPLRIVMIGTLTGAQWGLYDSCKVLMGLPTTGGIAPPATELAEA from the exons ATGGCTCTCTCTGACAAATCTTCGCGTCAGTCTCTGATCCCAAGCTTCCTCTACTCCTCTTCCTCCACTCTCTCCACCTCACACAAATCCTTTGGTCTTGACAGAACCATGCTCGGTGCTGCTGCGCCAGCAGCACCAAGCTCCAACAACGGCGTCTCGTCTCCGACCAGGAACTTCGTCGTTCCGGCACCGAGCGAGCCTGGCAAGATCGAGATGTACTCGCCGGCCTTCTTCGCCGCCTGTGGCGTCAGCGGTGGTCTCAGCACTGGTCCCACTCACATGGCCGTCACTCCTCTCGATCTCGTCAAGTGCAATATGCAG ATTGACCCTGCAAAGTACAAAAGCATCTCATCTGGTTTTGGAGTGTTGTATAAGGACCAGGGTTTCAAAGGCTTCTTCAGGGGTTGGGTACCAACCTTGCTTGGTTACAGTGCTCAGGGTGCCTGCAAGTATGGATTCTATGAGTTCTTTAAGTACTACTACTCTGACCTTGCTGGACCTGAGAATGCAGCCAAGTACAAGACCTTGATCTATCTTGCTGGTTCTGCATCTGCTGAGGTCATTGCTGATGTTGCACTTTGCCCTTTCGAGGCAGTGAAGGTCCGGGTTCAAACACAGCCTGGTTTTGCTAGAGGTCTATCAGATGGGCTTCCTAAATTTGTTAAATCTGAAGGCTATGGAGG GCTATACAAGGGACTGGTTCCTCTCTGGGGACGTCAGATTCCAT ACACAATGATGAAGTTTGCATCTTTTGAGACAATTGTGGAGATTATCTATAAGCATGTCATCCCCACACCGAAGGACCAGTGTAGCAATACTCTACAGCTTGGTGTGAGTTTTGCTGGTGGATATGTGGCTGGTGTATTCTGTGCCCTTGTGTCTCACCCTGCTGACAATCTTGTTTCTTTCCTGAACAATGCCAAGGGGGCAACTGTTAGTGAT GCCGTGAATAAGCTAGGTGTTATGGGTCTCTTTACCCGTGGGCTTCCTCTCCGTATTGTCATGATTGGAACTCTTACAGGAGCTCAGTGGGGACTCTATGATTCCTGCAAAGTTCTTATGGGATT GCCTACAACTGGTGGTATTGCTCCTCCTGCTACTGAGCTTGCAGAGGCTTAG